A single region of the Microlunatus panaciterrae genome encodes:
- the typA gene encoding translational GTPase TypA yields the protein MPIRTDLRNVAIVAHVDHGKTTLVDAMLWQSGAFRANQDVNNRVMDSMDLEREKGITILAKNTAVLHHAPDGQNVIINIIDTPGHADFGGEVERGLEMVDGVLLLVDASEGPLPQTRFVLRKALAKKLPIIVVVNKVDRPDARIAEVVEETYELFLDLLDDEEVDVLDFPVVYASAKAGRASLTAPENGEMPDAENLGPLFATILERIPAPSYEEGATLQAHVTNLDASPYLGRLALCRIVAGEMKRNQTVAWCKADGSIQNIKLSEMLITEALDRVPAETAGPGDIVAIAGIPNITIGETLSDPENPKPLPLITVDEPSISMTIGINTSPLSGKSGKNLTARLVKARLDAELIGNVSIRVNTTERPDTWEVQGRGELQLAVLVEMMRREGFELTVGKPQVVTREIGGKVHEPVERLTIDIPEDFVGVVTQLMGLRRGRLEQMVNHGTGWVRIEYLVPARGLIGFRTEFLTETRGTGMMHHVFESYEPWAGELRTRPTGSLVADRMGVVSSYALFNLQERGTMFVGPGVEVYEGMIVGENARADDMDVNPTKEKKLTNVRNSSGDELERLIPPKLMSMEQALEFCRGDECIEVTPDAVRIRKVVLSANERARTRSRAKNA from the coding sequence ATGCCCATTCGCACAGATCTGCGCAATGTCGCGATCGTCGCGCACGTTGACCACGGAAAGACCACCCTCGTTGACGCCATGCTCTGGCAGTCCGGGGCCTTCCGCGCCAACCAGGACGTGAACAACCGGGTCATGGACTCGATGGACCTGGAACGCGAGAAGGGGATCACCATTCTCGCCAAGAACACCGCCGTGTTGCACCACGCACCGGACGGTCAGAACGTCATCATCAACATCATCGACACCCCCGGGCACGCCGACTTCGGCGGCGAGGTGGAGCGCGGTCTGGAGATGGTTGATGGTGTGTTGCTGTTGGTGGACGCCTCGGAGGGGCCGCTGCCGCAGACGAGGTTCGTGTTGCGCAAGGCGCTGGCCAAGAAGCTGCCGATCATCGTCGTGGTCAACAAGGTGGACCGTCCCGACGCGCGGATCGCCGAGGTCGTCGAGGAGACGTACGAGCTGTTCCTGGACCTGCTGGACGACGAGGAGGTCGACGTGCTCGACTTCCCGGTCGTCTACGCCTCAGCCAAGGCTGGCCGGGCCTCGCTGACCGCGCCCGAGAACGGTGAGATGCCGGACGCCGAGAACCTGGGCCCGCTGTTCGCCACCATCCTGGAGCGGATCCCTGCGCCGAGCTATGAAGAGGGCGCCACCCTCCAGGCCCACGTCACCAACCTCGACGCCTCCCCCTACCTGGGCCGACTGGCACTCTGCCGGATCGTCGCCGGCGAGATGAAGCGCAACCAGACAGTGGCGTGGTGCAAGGCCGACGGCAGCATCCAGAACATCAAGCTGTCCGAGATGTTGATCACCGAGGCGCTCGACCGAGTACCGGCCGAGACCGCCGGGCCGGGCGACATCGTGGCGATCGCCGGCATCCCCAACATCACCATCGGTGAGACCCTGTCCGATCCTGAGAACCCGAAGCCACTGCCGTTGATCACCGTCGACGAGCCGAGCATCTCGATGACGATCGGCATCAACACGTCACCGCTGTCGGGCAAGTCCGGCAAGAACCTGACCGCCCGGCTGGTCAAGGCCCGACTCGACGCGGAGCTGATCGGCAACGTGTCCATCCGGGTCAACACCACCGAGCGACCCGACACCTGGGAGGTGCAGGGCCGAGGCGAGCTGCAGCTCGCGGTCCTGGTCGAGATGATGCGCCGGGAGGGCTTCGAGCTCACCGTCGGCAAACCCCAGGTCGTCACCCGCGAGATCGGCGGCAAAGTGCACGAGCCGGTCGAGCGGCTCACCATCGACATCCCCGAAGACTTCGTCGGCGTCGTCACCCAGCTGATGGGGCTCCGCCGCGGACGGCTCGAACAGATGGTCAACCACGGCACCGGCTGGGTGCGGATCGAATACCTGGTACCGGCCCGCGGCCTGATCGGCTTCCGGACCGAGTTCCTCACCGAGACCCGCGGCACCGGCATGATGCACCACGTCTTCGAGTCCTACGAGCCGTGGGCCGGCGAGCTCCGGACCCGGCCCACCGGTTCGCTGGTCGCAGACCGGATGGGCGTCGTCTCCTCGTACGCACTGTTCAACCTGCAGGAGCGGGGCACCATGTTCGTCGGCCCCGGTGTCGAGGTGTACGAGGGGATGATCGTCGGGGAGAACGCCCGCGCCGACGACATGGATGTCAACCCCACCAAGGAGAAGAAGCTCACGAACGTACGCAACTCGAGCGGTGACGAGCTCGAGCGGCTGATCCCGCCGAAGCTGATGAGCATGGAGCAGGCGCTGGAGTTCTGCCGCGGTGACGAGTGCATCGAGGTCACCCCCGACGCCGTCCGGATCCGCAAGGTGGTCCTCTCGGCGAACGAGCGGGCCCGGACCCGTTCGCGCGCCAAGAACGCCTGA
- a CDS encoding L,D-transpeptidase family protein, translated as MVRRILGVLVALVMVTGVIGSVTVTPAQATGYVSKAYHAPRKGQTSTAVKALQLRLVKAKALDKRYVTSYFGAITEKSVKRFQRRAHLAQTGKVDKVTWTRLVKKTGTMKLPAAAKKVAVKKRTKTTASSAYPRRGQTSAKVTELQQRLVKAKVMPSKYVTGYFGAFTTKAVKRFQRRYDFKQTGRVDATTWKKLVATTGKIKKPRRVRGIDSRCMVSGRAMCVDKTKDKLYYMRAGKVIKTLDARFGCAATRTREGTFSVLWKSRHHVSSIYHTPMPLAMFFSGGQAVHYSADFAARGYAGCSHGCVNIRDRSTLRWIFNQVRVGDRVVVYRS; from the coding sequence ATGGTGAGAAGGATTCTCGGCGTCCTGGTCGCCCTGGTCATGGTGACCGGGGTGATCGGGTCGGTGACAGTGACGCCGGCACAGGCGACAGGCTACGTCTCGAAGGCGTACCACGCACCCAGGAAGGGCCAGACCTCCACCGCGGTCAAGGCCCTTCAGCTCCGCCTGGTCAAGGCGAAGGCATTGGACAAGAGGTACGTCACCAGCTATTTCGGGGCCATCACCGAGAAGTCGGTGAAGCGGTTCCAGCGCCGTGCCCACCTGGCCCAGACGGGCAAGGTCGACAAGGTGACGTGGACCAGGCTGGTCAAGAAGACCGGCACCATGAAGCTGCCCGCCGCAGCGAAGAAGGTCGCGGTCAAGAAGAGGACCAAGACCACCGCCAGCTCGGCCTACCCACGGAGGGGTCAGACCTCGGCGAAGGTGACCGAACTGCAGCAGCGCCTGGTGAAGGCCAAGGTGATGCCGTCGAAGTACGTCACCGGCTACTTCGGCGCTTTCACCACCAAGGCGGTCAAGCGGTTCCAGCGAAGGTACGACTTCAAGCAGACCGGCAGGGTCGACGCCACAACCTGGAAGAAGTTGGTCGCCACCACCGGCAAGATCAAGAAGCCGCGGCGCGTCCGCGGCATCGACAGCCGGTGCATGGTCAGCGGCCGCGCGATGTGCGTCGACAAGACCAAGGACAAGCTGTACTACATGAGGGCCGGCAAGGTCATCAAGACGCTCGACGCCCGGTTCGGCTGCGCCGCGACCCGGACCAGGGAGGGCACCTTCTCGGTCCTGTGGAAAAGCCGCCACCATGTGTCGTCGATCTATCACACCCCGATGCCGTTGGCCATGTTCTTCAGTGGTGGCCAGGCGGTTCACTACTCGGCTGACTTCGCCGCCCGCGGCTACGCCGGCTGCAGCCATGGCTGCGTCAACATCCGGGACCGGTCCACCCTGCGGTGGATCTTCAACCAGGTGCGTGTCGGGGACCGGGTCGTCGTCTACCGCAGCTGA
- a CDS encoding helix-turn-helix domain-containing protein: protein MAKINPTHLGEQLGSLGEFIALQRRAAELSLRQLAEQTGVSNPYLSQIERGLRRPSAEVLQQLSKALRVSAETLYVRAGILDPQDHPATTVEMAVLADTAITERQKRVLIDVYSSFVKENETMSDESSAAKPDAGSRPSTTKSPGKKAADGRSRANRSATKAAASRAGTATKKPPASRNTTSDND, encoded by the coding sequence ATGGCAAAGATCAACCCCACCCATCTGGGCGAGCAGCTGGGATCTCTCGGTGAGTTCATCGCGCTTCAGCGACGCGCAGCAGAGCTCTCCCTGCGACAGCTCGCCGAGCAGACGGGGGTCTCCAACCCCTACCTGAGCCAGATCGAGCGTGGGTTGCGTCGGCCGTCGGCAGAGGTGCTGCAGCAGCTGTCCAAGGCGCTGCGCGTCTCGGCTGAGACGCTGTACGTGCGGGCGGGCATCCTGGACCCTCAGGACCACCCGGCAACCACGGTTGAGATGGCGGTGCTGGCCGATACGGCGATCACCGAACGCCAGAAGCGGGTGTTGATCGATGTCTACAGCTCCTTCGTGAAGGAGAACGAGACGATGAGCGACGAGAGCAGCGCGGCGAAGCCCGACGCTGGCAGCCGCCCGTCGACGACGAAATCCCCGGGCAAGAAGGCCGCCGACGGCCGATCCCGGGCCAACCGGTCAGCCACCAAGGCGGCCGCATCAAGGGCAGGGACGGCAACGAAGAAGCCTCCCGCGTCGCGTAACACCACATCAGACAATGACTGA
- a CDS encoding glycerophosphodiester phosphodiesterase gives MIIFGHRGARFEAPENTVAGFAYAKRIGLRAVEFDVRMTSDDQLVVIHDATVDRTTDGTGPVAEQSLARLRELDARAVFPDWADPCGVPTLDEVLAEVGDLEQLEIEIKKDKAGRSEQIVQTVLDTLENHQVDAEVTITSFHVDSLRLVQRLAPEQQRGYVGEWDSDAFLDIARWLGASRAGMPHETGSAERARAAHELGLSVIGWPCNVAAEVELFRSWDADAVCSDCPSSIVELVAVG, from the coding sequence ATGATCATCTTTGGGCATCGGGGTGCGCGGTTCGAGGCGCCGGAGAACACCGTCGCCGGGTTCGCCTACGCGAAGCGGATCGGACTGCGGGCGGTCGAGTTCGACGTCAGGATGACCAGCGACGATCAGCTCGTTGTGATCCACGATGCGACGGTCGACCGGACCACCGACGGGACCGGGCCGGTCGCCGAGCAGTCGCTGGCTCGGCTTCGCGAGCTCGATGCTCGGGCCGTCTTCCCGGACTGGGCCGATCCCTGCGGCGTCCCGACGCTCGATGAGGTGCTGGCCGAGGTGGGCGACCTCGAGCAGCTCGAGATCGAAATCAAGAAGGACAAGGCTGGTCGGAGCGAGCAGATCGTGCAAACGGTCCTGGATACCCTGGAGAACCACCAGGTGGATGCCGAGGTCACCATCACCTCCTTCCACGTGGACTCGCTCCGACTCGTACAGCGGCTCGCGCCCGAGCAGCAGCGCGGCTACGTCGGCGAATGGGACAGCGACGCCTTCCTGGATATCGCCCGCTGGCTGGGCGCCTCCCGCGCCGGGATGCCGCACGAGACCGGCAGCGCGGAACGGGCCAGGGCGGCCCACGAGCTCGGACTGTCGGTGATCGGCTGGCCGTGCAACGTGGCGGCCGAGGTAGAGCTCTTCCGTTCCTGGGACGCTGACGCTGTCTGCAGCGACTGTCCCAGCAGCATCGTCGAGCTGGTCGCAGTCGGCTGA
- a CDS encoding sugar phosphate isomerase/epimerase family protein — translation MYSNLSLGALGLTADFPTALELAAKHGFGGLDPDVGYLRSLGGTTEVQRVAAEVADRGLRWGMAGLPVNFTATAEEFSTQLAALPDHIELLVAAGVRSVGTWIRPMDEDLPYRRNWLRHAGRLALVAEILAGAGLRLGLEYIGPKTFWSTERFPFIHSLAEARELIAETGADNIGLILDTYHWYTAGESVADLRSLSVSDIVAVDINDAPADRERDSQQDLDRRLPGTTGVIDLQGFMSVLRDLDYDGPVKVEPFMKSLAERPIDDVLSEVSGQLDRAID, via the coding sequence ATGTATTCCAATCTGAGCCTCGGCGCTCTTGGTCTGACAGCTGACTTCCCCACCGCACTCGAACTGGCGGCCAAGCATGGTTTCGGCGGCCTCGATCCCGACGTCGGCTACCTGCGCTCACTCGGTGGCACCACCGAGGTGCAGCGGGTGGCTGCCGAGGTTGCCGACCGCGGTCTGCGCTGGGGCATGGCCGGACTGCCGGTGAACTTCACCGCGACGGCCGAGGAGTTCAGCACTCAGCTGGCAGCGCTCCCGGACCACATCGAGCTGCTGGTGGCTGCCGGCGTCCGTTCGGTCGGCACCTGGATCCGACCGATGGACGAGGACCTGCCCTATCGCCGGAACTGGTTGCGGCACGCCGGCCGGCTGGCCTTGGTCGCGGAGATCCTGGCCGGTGCGGGACTCCGTCTCGGACTCGAGTACATCGGGCCAAAGACCTTCTGGTCCACCGAGCGGTTCCCGTTCATCCACTCGCTGGCTGAAGCCCGCGAGCTGATCGCCGAGACCGGTGCGGACAACATCGGACTGATCCTGGACACGTACCACTGGTACACGGCCGGCGAGAGCGTGGCGGACCTGCGTTCGCTGTCGGTGTCCGACATCGTGGCCGTCGACATCAACGACGCCCCGGCCGATCGCGAGCGCGACAGTCAGCAGGACCTGGATCGTCGGCTGCCCGGCACTACCGGCGTCATCGACCTGCAGGGGTTCATGTCCGTGCTACGCGACCTCGACTACGACGGCCCGGTGAAGGTGGAGCCGTTCATGAAGTCCTTGGCCGAAAGGCCGATCGACGATGTGCTGAGCGAGGTCTCCGGGCAGCTCGACCGGGCGATCGACTGA
- a CDS encoding glycoside hydrolase family 65 protein has product MRGATDIPPDVGDFLDRTRFPIEEWKLSELTYSPADLGTTETLFAVGNGYLGMRGNVEEGRETYAHGTFINGFHETWPIRHAEEAFGFARVGQTIVNVPDNKTMKLYVDDEPLLLSVADLVSYDRSLDFANGVLSRDIIWRTPAGKRVRVRSERMVSFAQRHLAIMSIEVTMLDDSAPVVVSSQTLNRQDGRDEYHVRAAAMGEGIDPRKAEAFDERVLEPQSHWCADNRIILGYRCANSRMTLAVGTDHEIITDNEYRARISADEDTGKMVFRVQAEQGKPIKIIKTVSYHTSRGVPVRELVDRCRRTLDRTKEHGVAKEFADQRAWLDAFWARSDVRVPGQPAVQQAIRWNLFQIAQATARSEQAGVAAKGVTGSGYGGHYFWDTEIYVLPFLTYTSPKMSRSALRFRYNMLPAAARRAEDLTQQGVLFPWRTISGEEASAFYAAGTAQYHINADISYALCKYVQISGDDDFMNREGIDILVQTARMWADLGFWRSNGDGNFHIHGVTGPDEYTTVVNDNLFTNVMARFNLSRAASAVRTLAVTDQTSYQRMVKRLDLDESEADEWARAAELMAIPFDEATGIHPQDAYFLDRELWDLENTPKEKRPLMLYYHPLVIYRFQVLKQADVVLALFLQGNHFTREQKLANFEYYDPITTGDSTLSAVVQSIIAAEVGYHDLALRYFYSALFVDLANLHGNTPDGVHVASAGGIWNALAFGFGGMRDHGGEVTFDPRLPTSWEELIFKVTLRGTRIRVELRRDSISFTVEEGEHATFAVRDEPVTLKAGSPVTIPLSDQGPRIDGGLQLSAHTVGRRADGSLIKPIVPRSGHPRG; this is encoded by the coding sequence GTGAGAGGCGCTACCGACATCCCGCCGGACGTCGGCGACTTCCTCGACCGCACCCGGTTCCCGATCGAGGAGTGGAAGCTCAGCGAGCTCACCTACAGCCCCGCCGATCTCGGCACGACCGAGACGCTGTTCGCTGTCGGGAACGGCTATCTGGGCATGCGCGGCAACGTCGAGGAGGGCCGGGAGACCTACGCGCACGGCACCTTCATCAACGGCTTCCACGAGACCTGGCCGATCCGGCACGCCGAGGAGGCTTTCGGGTTCGCCAGGGTCGGCCAGACGATTGTCAACGTACCCGACAACAAGACCATGAAGCTCTACGTCGACGACGAGCCGCTGCTTCTCTCGGTGGCTGACCTGGTCTCCTACGACCGGAGCCTGGACTTCGCGAACGGCGTCCTCAGCCGCGACATCATCTGGCGTACCCCGGCCGGCAAGCGGGTGCGGGTCCGGTCCGAGCGGATGGTCTCGTTCGCTCAGCGGCATCTGGCCATCATGAGCATCGAGGTGACCATGCTCGACGACTCGGCTCCGGTGGTGGTCTCCTCGCAGACCCTGAACCGTCAGGACGGTCGCGACGAATACCACGTCCGGGCTGCGGCGATGGGTGAGGGCATCGACCCGCGCAAGGCGGAGGCGTTCGACGAGAGGGTGCTGGAACCGCAGTCGCACTGGTGTGCCGACAACCGCATCATCCTGGGCTACCGCTGCGCCAACTCGAGGATGACGCTCGCCGTCGGAACCGACCACGAGATCATCACCGACAACGAGTACAGGGCACGGATCAGCGCAGACGAGGACACCGGCAAGATGGTCTTCCGGGTGCAGGCTGAACAGGGCAAGCCGATCAAGATCATCAAGACGGTGTCCTACCACACCTCCCGTGGAGTGCCGGTCCGTGAGCTGGTCGACCGGTGCCGCCGGACGTTGGACCGGACGAAGGAGCACGGCGTCGCCAAGGAGTTCGCCGACCAGCGGGCGTGGTTGGACGCGTTCTGGGCGCGCTCGGACGTGCGAGTGCCGGGACAGCCGGCGGTGCAGCAGGCGATCCGCTGGAACCTCTTCCAGATCGCCCAGGCCACGGCGCGGTCCGAGCAGGCCGGAGTGGCGGCGAAGGGCGTCACCGGTTCCGGGTACGGCGGGCACTACTTCTGGGACACCGAGATCTATGTCCTGCCCTTCCTGACCTACACGTCACCGAAGATGTCCCGCAGTGCCCTGCGCTTCCGCTACAACATGCTGCCGGCGGCTGCTCGCCGGGCCGAGGACCTCACCCAGCAGGGGGTGCTGTTCCCCTGGCGGACTATCAGCGGCGAGGAAGCCTCGGCGTTCTACGCGGCCGGCACGGCGCAGTACCACATCAACGCCGACATCTCGTACGCGTTGTGCAAGTACGTGCAGATCAGCGGTGACGATGACTTCATGAACCGCGAGGGGATCGACATCCTGGTGCAGACCGCGCGGATGTGGGCCGATCTCGGCTTCTGGCGCTCCAACGGGGACGGCAACTTCCACATCCACGGCGTCACCGGACCGGACGAGTACACCACCGTGGTGAACGACAACCTCTTCACCAATGTGATGGCGCGGTTCAACCTGAGCCGGGCCGCCAGCGCCGTCCGAACGCTGGCGGTGACGGACCAGACGAGTTATCAGCGGATGGTGAAGCGGCTGGACCTGGACGAGAGCGAGGCCGACGAATGGGCTCGGGCGGCCGAGCTGATGGCCATCCCGTTCGACGAGGCCACGGGTATCCATCCGCAGGACGCCTACTTCCTGGATCGCGAGCTGTGGGACCTGGAGAACACGCCGAAAGAGAAGCGGCCGTTGATGCTCTACTACCACCCACTGGTGATCTACCGGTTCCAGGTGCTGAAGCAGGCCGACGTCGTGCTGGCGCTTTTCCTTCAGGGCAACCATTTCACCCGTGAGCAGAAGCTGGCCAACTTCGAGTACTACGACCCGATCACCACCGGCGACTCGACCCTCTCGGCTGTGGTGCAGTCGATCATCGCCGCCGAGGTGGGCTACCACGACCTGGCGCTGCGCTATTTCTACAGCGCGCTCTTCGTCGACCTCGCCAACCTGCACGGCAACACCCCCGACGGGGTGCACGTCGCCTCCGCCGGCGGCATCTGGAACGCCCTCGCCTTCGGTTTCGGCGGGATGCGTGATCATGGCGGTGAGGTCACCTTCGACCCACGGCTGCCCACGTCCTGGGAAGAGCTGATCTTCAAGGTGACTCTGCGCGGGACCAGGATCAGGGTCGAGCTGCGGCGGGACAGCATCTCCTTCACCGTGGAGGAGGGAGAGCATGCCACCTTCGCGGTCCGCGATGAACCGGTGACGCTGAAGGCCGGGTCACCGGTGACCATCCCGCTGTCCGACCAGGGCCCGCGGATCGACGGCGGTCTTCAACTCTCGGCCCACACCGTCGGCCGACGTGCCGACGGCAGTCTGATCAAGCCCATCGTCCCCCGGAGCGGCCACCCCCGCGGCTGA
- a CDS encoding beta-phosphoglucomutase family hydrolase, translated as MDWDQYDTVLFDLDGVLTPTAEVHMRAWQQLFSGYLAERGSAEGYSEQDYFDFIDGKPRYDGVRSFLASRDIVLPEGEVDDDPDAETVCGLGNRKNAVFNRVLSTEGVRAYPGSVVLLDFLERAGKQVAVVSSSKNAPAVLDAAGLRSRFDVIVDGAVAHDLGLPGKPAPDTFVHAAEQLATPVERTVVFEDALSGVAAGHEGGFGLVVGVDRGVGSDRLRAAGADVVVSDLAELVTR; from the coding sequence GTGGACTGGGATCAGTACGACACCGTTCTCTTCGACCTGGACGGTGTGCTGACGCCGACGGCCGAGGTGCACATGCGAGCGTGGCAGCAGCTCTTCAGCGGCTACCTTGCCGAGCGTGGTTCCGCTGAGGGCTACAGCGAGCAGGACTACTTCGACTTCATCGACGGCAAACCACGCTATGACGGCGTCCGCTCCTTCCTCGCTTCGCGCGACATCGTGCTGCCGGAGGGGGAGGTGGACGACGACCCCGACGCCGAGACCGTCTGTGGGCTGGGCAATCGCAAGAACGCCGTCTTCAACCGGGTGTTGAGCACCGAGGGCGTGCGGGCATATCCGGGTTCGGTGGTGCTGCTGGACTTCCTCGAGAGGGCCGGCAAGCAGGTGGCGGTGGTCTCCAGCTCCAAGAACGCGCCCGCCGTGCTGGACGCGGCCGGGCTGCGCAGCAGGTTCGACGTCATTGTCGACGGCGCGGTAGCGCACGATCTCGGGCTGCCAGGCAAACCTGCCCCGGACACGTTCGTCCATGCGGCCGAACAGCTGGCGACGCCGGTCGAGCGCACGGTGGTGTTCGAGGATGCGCTCTCGGGTGTGGCTGCGGGTCACGAGGGCGGTTTCGGCCTCGTCGTCGGGGTGGACCGCGGTGTCGGTTCCGACCGGCTACGGGCGGCCGGCGCCGACGTCGTGGTGTCGGACCTGGCCGAGTTGGTGACCCGGTGA
- a CDS encoding asparaginase, which produces MSDPFESDPILVEMVRSGFVESVHHGRVAVTNPDGSLAASLGAALAPMYPRSSSKPLQAIGMVRAGLDLDGELLALACASHSGEDFHLDGVRRILALSGLDESVLQNTPDYPLDEVAREEWLRAGHGKTSLTMNCSGKHAAMIRTTVCNGWPLDTYRDPDHPVQLAILQTIDDLTGELASHVAVDGCGAPLSAVTLYGVARAFGRIAVSTEGAEAKVAAAIRQHPQWVSGTRRDELALHRAIPGSVVKAGAEAVCAIGLPDGRGVAVKVSDGNPRARAVLMAGVLQRLGFDHPTLTELASTPVLGHGEPVGEIRPVVGRLEKWDV; this is translated from the coding sequence GTGTCTGATCCCTTCGAGTCCGACCCGATTCTGGTCGAGATGGTCCGCAGCGGCTTTGTCGAGAGCGTGCACCACGGTCGGGTGGCCGTCACCAACCCCGACGGCAGCCTGGCGGCCTCGCTCGGGGCCGCGCTGGCGCCGATGTATCCCCGCAGCTCAAGCAAACCGTTGCAGGCGATCGGGATGGTCCGCGCCGGTCTCGATCTTGACGGGGAACTGCTGGCCCTCGCCTGCGCTTCACACTCCGGAGAGGACTTCCACCTCGACGGTGTACGCCGGATCCTGGCGCTCTCCGGGCTGGACGAGTCCGTCCTGCAGAACACCCCCGACTACCCGCTCGACGAGGTCGCCCGGGAGGAGTGGCTGCGCGCCGGGCACGGGAAGACGTCGCTCACGATGAACTGCTCCGGCAAGCACGCAGCGATGATTCGCACCACCGTCTGCAACGGTTGGCCCCTGGACACCTATCGCGACCCGGATCACCCCGTCCAGCTGGCGATCCTGCAGACCATCGACGACCTCACCGGGGAGCTGGCGAGCCATGTCGCGGTGGACGGCTGCGGGGCACCTCTGTCGGCGGTCACCCTGTACGGAGTGGCCCGAGCCTTCGGTCGGATCGCGGTGTCGACCGAGGGCGCCGAGGCCAAGGTGGCGGCTGCGATCCGGCAGCATCCGCAGTGGGTCTCCGGCACGCGCCGCGACGAGCTGGCCCTGCACCGGGCCATTCCGGGATCGGTCGTCAAGGCCGGCGCCGAAGCCGTCTGTGCGATCGGGCTCCCAGATGGTCGCGGGGTCGCGGTCAAGGTCTCCGACGGCAACCCGCGGGCGCGTGCGGTCCTGATGGCCGGTGTGCTGCAGCGTCTCGGCTTCGACCACCCGACCCTGACCGAGCTCGCATCGACACCCGTGCTGGGTCACGGCGAGCCCGTAGGGGAGATCCGGCCCGTGGTTGGACGTCTCGAGAAGTGGGATGTCTGA
- a CDS encoding folate-binding protein YgfZ yields MTVMGMEGPDAGVPWHYGDPMREQRMLDQGRGLVDLSHRGVLTVTGPDRLSWLHSLTTQFLEGLPPGQGVTTLVLSPQGHIEHALYGVDDGETFWAHLEPGDVTAAVEWLDRMRFMMRVEVADRSADFAVVWAASEVAPDPSSAAVRIRPGLDSLGGHEIFLPRSELDSFLAGQEKAGTWAYEARRIAAGVPRIGIDTDHRTIPNEVGLLGVAVHLDKGCYRGQETVARVHNLGRPPRRLVRLHLDGTAEALPEAGSPLMAADKVVGFVGSSARHFELGPIALGLVKRNIPEQTALIADGIAASQETLVDPEIGLHVRARL; encoded by the coding sequence ATGACGGTCATGGGGATGGAGGGCCCCGACGCCGGCGTTCCCTGGCACTACGGGGACCCGATGCGGGAGCAGCGGATGCTGGATCAGGGTCGCGGTCTGGTCGACCTCTCGCATCGTGGGGTGCTGACGGTCACCGGGCCGGACCGGCTCAGTTGGCTGCACTCGCTGACCACCCAGTTCCTCGAGGGTCTGCCGCCCGGTCAGGGTGTCACCACGCTTGTGCTGTCCCCCCAGGGCCATATCGAGCATGCGCTCTACGGCGTCGATGACGGCGAGACTTTCTGGGCCCATCTCGAGCCGGGAGACGTCACCGCCGCGGTCGAGTGGCTGGATCGGATGCGGTTCATGATGCGGGTCGAGGTCGCGGACCGGTCGGCAGACTTCGCCGTCGTCTGGGCCGCCAGCGAGGTCGCGCCCGACCCGTCGTCGGCGGCAGTCCGGATCCGACCCGGACTGGACTCGCTGGGCGGGCACGAGATCTTCCTGCCGCGGTCCGAGCTGGACTCGTTCCTGGCCGGCCAGGAGAAGGCGGGCACCTGGGCGTACGAGGCGCGCCGGATCGCGGCCGGTGTGCCGCGGATCGGTATCGACACCGACCATCGCACCATCCCGAACGAGGTCGGCCTGCTCGGTGTCGCGGTGCACCTGGACAAGGGGTGCTACCGCGGCCAGGAGACGGTGGCCAGGGTGCACAACCTGGGCCGGCCGCCGCGGCGGCTCGTCCGCCTCCACCTGGACGGCACCGCCGAGGCGTTGCCCGAAGCAGGTTCCCCGTTGATGGCGGCCGACAAGGTCGTCGGGTTCGTCGGATCGTCGGCGAGGCATTTCGAGCTCGGACCTATCGCGCTCGGGCTGGTGAAGCGGAACATCCCGGAGCAGACGGCGTTGATCGCGGACGGCATCGCCGCCAGCCAGGAGACGCTGGTCGACCCGGAGATCGGCCTGCACGTCCGTGCCCGGCTGTAG
- a CDS encoding FABP family protein: MPFEIPEGLHPDLMALAWMIGRWEGTGKGTYPGTEDFEFGQQIDFSENGGSYLHYLSQTFEMGEDGKAVRPLSMETGFWRPQPDGGLEVVMCHPDGYSEVWYGKVTGAKIELTTDAVVRTSSAEDYTGGQRLYGNVEGDLLWTFDKAAGGHPLQTHVWARLRRVG; the protein is encoded by the coding sequence ATGCCGTTCGAGATTCCCGAGGGGCTGCACCCCGACCTGATGGCGCTGGCCTGGATGATCGGTCGCTGGGAAGGGACCGGTAAGGGCACCTACCCCGGTACCGAGGACTTCGAGTTCGGTCAGCAGATCGACTTCAGCGAGAACGGCGGGAGCTACCTGCACTACCTCTCCCAGACCTTCGAGATGGGCGAGGACGGCAAGGCGGTCAGGCCGCTCTCGATGGAGACAGGGTTCTGGCGTCCGCAGCCCGACGGTGGGCTCGAGGTCGTGATGTGCCATCCGGATGGGTACTCCGAGGTCTGGTACGGGAAGGTGACCGGCGCCAAGATCGAGCTCACCACCGACGCCGTTGTGCGCACCTCCAGCGCGGAGGACTACACCGGCGGCCAGCGACTGTATGGAAACGTCGAAGGCGACCTGCTGTGGACGTTCGACAAGGCTGCCGGAGGCCACCCGCTGCAGACCCATGTCTGGGCGCGCCTGCGCCGGGTTGGCTGA